A stretch of the Sulfurospirillum sp. UCH001 genome encodes the following:
- a CDS encoding cupin domain-containing protein, producing MEKVGQNYKVISCGDVASLGRVVLHDVLALSGAEVSVNELPAGVSVPFVHAHKNNEEIYVVLSGKGLLYIDGEEFAIKEGDAFRIDPKGERCIKADNASSLRFICIQAKAKSLDGYTESDGVGVDAKPSWL from the coding sequence ATGGAAAAAGTAGGACAAAATTATAAAGTTATCTCATGCGGTGATGTCGCATCATTAGGTCGTGTTGTACTGCACGATGTTTTGGCATTAAGTGGTGCAGAAGTCTCTGTCAATGAACTCCCTGCAGGTGTAAGTGTTCCTTTTGTACATGCACATAAAAACAATGAAGAGATTTATGTAGTGCTTAGTGGCAAAGGGCTTTTATACATTGATGGCGAAGAGTTTGCCATAAAAGAGGGCGATGCGTTTCGTATAGACCCTAAAGGGGAGCGTTGCATCAAAGCGGACAATGCAAGCTCACTTCGTTTCATCTGTATTCAAGCCAAAGCAAAGAGCTTAGATGGCTATACCGAGAGTGATGGTGTTGGGGTTGACGCAAAACCGTCGTGGTTATAA
- the thiC gene encoding phosphomethylpyrimidine synthase ThiC: MSKVLDNLEKIDSSYIQNFPSSKKIYIQGSRPDIQVPMREIELSPTAKSDGTFEENPPLHVYDTSGVYTDPNVKIDLHQGLKPIRAKWIEERGDTEQLSDFSSVYFHKRHDDAELNALRFPNLKKPRRAKSGQNITQMHYAKKGIITPEMEYVAIRENCNLEEARKNKLLGSQHQGEHFGANLPEVYTPEFVRQEIAAGRAVLPLNVNHPEAEPMIIGRNFMVKINANIGNSATTSSIEEEVEKMLWSTRWGGDTVMDLSTGKNIHETREWILRNSAVPIGTVPIYQALEKVNGIAEDLTWEVFRDTLIEQAEQGVDYFTIHAGVRLAYVPMTAKRLTGIVSRGGSIMAKWCLHHHKENFLYTYFEEICEIMKAYDVAFSLGDGLRPGSLYDANDEAQFAELETLGELTKIAWKHDVQVMIEGPGHVPMQKIKENMTKELEDCFEAPFYTLGPLVTDVAPGYDHITSAIGAAQIGWYGTAMLCYVTPKEHLGLPNREDVKEGIIAYKIAAHAADLAKGFPGAQIRDNAMSKARFEFRWYDQFNIGFDPDRAREYHDKTLPVESAKVAHFCSMCGPKFCSMKISQDVRDYAAKIGTDDVSMALKKGLEEQAEHFKESGGQIYQ, encoded by the coding sequence ATGAGTAAAGTACTCGACAATCTTGAAAAAATAGATTCATCTTACATTCAAAACTTTCCAAGTTCCAAGAAAATTTACATCCAAGGTTCACGCCCTGACATTCAAGTCCCAATGCGTGAGATAGAACTCAGTCCAACGGCTAAAAGTGATGGAACGTTCGAAGAAAACCCACCACTTCATGTCTACGATACTTCAGGTGTTTACACTGACCCAAACGTTAAAATCGACCTACACCAAGGTTTAAAGCCTATTCGTGCCAAATGGATAGAAGAAAGAGGCGATACTGAGCAACTGAGCGATTTTAGTTCTGTCTATTTTCACAAACGCCATGATGATGCCGAGCTAAACGCGCTTCGTTTCCCCAACCTCAAAAAACCACGCCGTGCAAAAAGTGGTCAAAACATCACCCAAATGCACTACGCAAAAAAAGGCATCATTACGCCAGAAATGGAGTATGTCGCCATTCGTGAAAACTGTAATCTTGAAGAGGCACGCAAAAACAAACTCCTTGGCTCTCAACACCAAGGCGAGCATTTTGGGGCAAACTTACCAGAGGTTTACACTCCTGAATTTGTCCGCCAAGAGATCGCCGCAGGTCGTGCAGTCCTTCCGCTCAATGTCAATCACCCAGAAGCCGAGCCGATGATCATCGGTCGTAACTTCATGGTCAAGATCAATGCCAACATCGGAAACTCTGCAACCACTTCATCCATCGAAGAAGAGGTCGAAAAGATGCTTTGGTCTACCCGTTGGGGTGGCGATACCGTGATGGACCTCTCCACAGGTAAAAACATCCACGAAACACGAGAGTGGATTTTGAGGAACTCAGCTGTGCCGATTGGTACCGTGCCAATTTACCAAGCCCTAGAAAAGGTCAATGGCATCGCCGAAGACTTGACATGGGAAGTATTCCGTGACACACTTATCGAGCAAGCAGAACAAGGGGTGGACTACTTCACCATTCATGCAGGTGTTCGCTTAGCATACGTACCGATGACGGCAAAACGACTAACAGGCATCGTTTCTCGAGGTGGAAGCATCATGGCTAAATGGTGTCTGCACCACCACAAAGAGAACTTCCTCTACACCTATTTTGAGGAAATCTGTGAGATTATGAAAGCCTACGATGTGGCGTTTTCACTCGGAGATGGCTTACGCCCTGGCTCACTGTATGATGCCAACGATGAAGCGCAATTTGCTGAACTGGAAACGTTGGGTGAACTTACCAAAATCGCATGGAAACATGATGTTCAAGTGATGATCGAAGGACCAGGACACGTTCCGATGCAAAAAATCAAAGAAAACATGACCAAAGAGTTAGAGGACTGTTTTGAAGCACCGTTCTATACGCTTGGACCGCTCGTCACCGACGTTGCTCCGGGGTATGATCACATCACCTCAGCTATCGGTGCAGCACAAATTGGCTGGTACGGTACCGCCATGCTCTGCTACGTTACCCCTAAAGAGCATTTAGGCTTACCAAACAGAGAAGACGTTAAAGAGGGCATCATCGCCTACAAGATCGCCGCACACGCAGCCGACCTTGCTAAAGGTTTTCCAGGAGCACAAATCAGAGATAATGCCATGAGCAAAGCCCGTTTTGAGTTTCGATGGTACGACCAGTTCAACATCGGTTTTGACCCAGACCGTGCTCGTGAATACCACGACAAAACCTTACCCGTCGAGAGTGCCAAAGTAGCACATTTTTGCTCGATGTGTGGACCAAAGTTTTGCTCCATGAAAATCTCACAAGATGTACGTGACTACGCTGCAAAAATCGGTACAGATGATGTAAGTATGGCACTTAAAAAAGGTTTGGAAGAACAAGCCGAACACTTTAAAGAGAGTGGTGGACAGATTTATCAATAA
- a CDS encoding sulfite exporter TauE/SafE family protein → MLVGLAFFGILVGFSSGFFGIGGGTILVPALIYFGYDIKMAIGISVMQMIFSSMFGSYVNYKAGVLQLNSGIFLGFGALFGAALSGFIVDALPRIALLILFATILAMSIYKFFTAPTVSKSEPNESKSLLFVVGVIIGAIAISTGTGGAIFLTPVLVGFMNWDIKKAVGTTLFFIIFGSISGFISLASHGHVDYNAGVAVGIGSLIGVYFGVKVSHKVEKKVQKRALLILYVIMFILTINKILSELNVL, encoded by the coding sequence ATGTTAGTGGGGCTTGCATTTTTCGGTATTTTAGTAGGATTTTCTTCTGGTTTCTTTGGCATCGGTGGAGGAACGATTCTTGTACCTGCATTGATTTATTTTGGTTACGACATCAAAATGGCTATTGGTATTTCTGTTATGCAGATGATATTTAGTTCGATGTTTGGCTCCTACGTCAACTATAAAGCAGGTGTCTTGCAACTTAACAGCGGTATTTTCTTAGGATTTGGTGCACTTTTTGGTGCAGCACTTAGCGGATTTATCGTTGACGCACTACCTCGAATTGCGCTTTTAATTCTTTTTGCAACGATTTTAGCGATGTCTATTTATAAGTTTTTTACAGCACCCACTGTTTCGAAAAGTGAGCCGAATGAGTCGAAGAGTTTACTCTTTGTTGTCGGTGTTATCATAGGTGCTATTGCCATTAGTACGGGAACGGGTGGTGCCATTTTCTTAACACCTGTTTTGGTAGGTTTTATGAATTGGGACATTAAAAAAGCGGTTGGTACAACACTCTTTTTTATTATTTTTGGTTCCATATCTGGGTTTATCAGTTTGGCTTCGCATGGGCATGTGGATTATAATGCCGGTGTTGCTGTGGGCATTGGTTCGTTAATCGGTGTCTATTTTGGGGTGAAAGTTTCCCATAAAGTTGAAAAAAAGGTGCAAAAAAGAGCCCTTTTAATCTTGTATGTCATTATGTTTATACTAACAATCAATAAAATTTTAAGTGAGTTAAATGTCCTATGA
- a CDS encoding chemotaxis protein CheX → MNQAVIEATRSFCETILCELPQKAANLGEYFYGSAISLLENDTEHTWYLFFEKEVLSEIAFNLLFEENLCENDLDDLLKEIANQIIGSAKVLLEEKYPNNTYQLNVPEFMGNVCRPFPIQLQDTHHYLIKNSTFVIAR, encoded by the coding sequence ATGAATCAAGCCGTCATTGAAGCCACACGCAGTTTTTGTGAAACTATTTTATGTGAACTGCCTCAAAAAGCAGCTAATTTGGGAGAATACTTTTATGGTTCTGCCATTTCTCTTCTTGAAAACGATACAGAACACACATGGTATCTTTTCTTTGAAAAAGAGGTACTGAGTGAAATTGCATTTAACCTTCTTTTTGAAGAAAATCTTTGTGAAAATGACTTAGATGACCTTTTAAAAGAGATCGCCAACCAAATCATCGGTTCTGCAAAAGTTCTTTTAGAAGAAAAATACCCCAATAATACCTATCAACTCAATGTTCCTGAATTTATGGGCAATGTTTGTAGACCTTTTCCCATTCAGCTTCAAGACACACACCATTACCTCATCAAAAACAGTACATTTGTGATTGCACGTTAA
- a CDS encoding HugZ family protein: MKEFIATIQTAIIGTLDSKGHPFSSYAPYIYNNNRFYVYISDIATHAKNLQKNPKASLFFVEDESKTDNLFARKRVSLQCDSQKIERGSERFVEVLGLFAKKFDAKMVGTLKKMLDFNLYEFKVMYGEATFGFGKAYFVGGENMDELIARTEGNGHHGVNK; the protein is encoded by the coding sequence ATGAAAGAATTTATCGCAACTATTCAAACTGCCATCATCGGTACCCTTGATAGTAAAGGGCACCCTTTTAGCTCTTACGCACCTTACATTTACAACAATAACCGTTTTTACGTTTATATCTCCGACATTGCAACACATGCTAAAAATTTGCAAAAAAATCCCAAAGCATCACTCTTTTTTGTAGAAGACGAGAGTAAAACCGACAACCTGTTTGCACGAAAACGTGTGAGTTTACAATGCGATAGCCAAAAGATAGAGAGAGGAAGTGAGCGTTTTGTGGAAGTGTTAGGACTTTTTGCTAAGAAGTTTGATGCCAAGATGGTGGGGACACTTAAAAAGATGTTGGACTTTAATCTCTATGAGTTCAAAGTAATGTACGGCGAAGCGACCTTTGGATTTGGAAAAGCCTATTTTGTGGGTGGGGAAAATATGGATGAGCTGATTGCTAGAACTGAAGGCAATGGACATCATGGAGTAAATAAGTAG
- a CDS encoding amino acid permease produces the protein MHTKGLSRGLQNRHVQLIALGGAIGTGLFLGVSTTVQLTGPAVLLGYALGGFIAFMIMRQLGEMVVEEPVAGSFSHFANKYWHPFAGFASGWNYWILYVLVGMAELTAIGTFVHFWLPNIPTWASAAFFFVLVNLVNLVNVRIYGEFEFWFSIIKVAAIIAMIAFGSYLLVSGNGGESAHFSNLWALEGGFFPHGIKGFLMAMVFIMFSFGGLELIGIAAAETDDPSHTIPRATNQVIYRILIFYIGALAVLLSLMPWMQMTKEVTPFVMVFSTINQNVIAHVLNAIVLTAALSVYNSGVYSNSRMLFGLAAQGNAPKMMMRLNSKGVPVNAVLFSALITGTCVALNYFMPEGAFQFLMALVVSALVVNWFMISFAHLKFRYAKIKEGIEPKFKAFWFPMGNIICLAFFVMILGVMLFIDGINISVYLIPAWLIVLAIGYKLSRK, from the coding sequence ATGCACACAAAAGGGCTTTCAAGAGGCTTGCAAAATAGACACGTCCAGCTTATTGCATTGGGTGGAGCTATTGGTACAGGTCTATTTTTAGGGGTTTCTACAACCGTACAATTGACAGGTCCCGCGGTACTTTTAGGGTATGCGCTGGGTGGATTTATTGCATTTATGATTATGCGACAACTGGGTGAAATGGTTGTTGAAGAGCCAGTTGCTGGATCATTTAGTCACTTTGCAAACAAATACTGGCATCCATTTGCGGGTTTTGCATCGGGCTGGAACTACTGGATTCTTTATGTTTTAGTAGGTATGGCAGAACTAACAGCGATTGGTACGTTTGTTCACTTTTGGCTTCCAAACATCCCAACATGGGCATCAGCAGCGTTTTTCTTTGTTTTGGTTAACCTTGTAAACTTAGTCAATGTCCGTATTTACGGTGAATTTGAGTTTTGGTTTTCTATCATTAAGGTAGCGGCTATTATTGCGATGATTGCATTTGGTAGTTACTTGCTTGTCAGTGGTAATGGTGGCGAGAGTGCACACTTTAGTAACCTTTGGGCATTAGAAGGCGGCTTTTTTCCACATGGGATTAAAGGCTTTTTGATGGCGATGGTATTCATCATGTTCTCATTTGGTGGGCTTGAGTTAATTGGTATTGCTGCGGCTGAAACAGACGATCCAAGTCATACCATTCCAAGAGCGACCAATCAAGTTATTTACCGTATTCTTATTTTCTACATTGGTGCACTTGCGGTACTTCTGTCTTTAATGCCATGGATGCAGATGACCAAAGAAGTCACGCCATTTGTAATGGTTTTTAGCACGATCAATCAAAATGTTATTGCACATGTACTCAATGCGATCGTTTTAACAGCGGCACTTTCAGTCTATAACAGTGGCGTTTACTCAAATTCACGTATGCTGTTTGGTTTAGCAGCACAAGGCAATGCACCTAAAATGATGATGCGCCTAAACAGTAAAGGCGTTCCAGTCAATGCCGTACTATTCTCTGCGCTCATTACAGGTACATGTGTCGCGCTTAATTATTTTATGCCAGAGGGTGCATTTCAGTTTTTGATGGCACTTGTTGTTTCAGCGTTGGTAGTTAATTGGTTTATGATTAGCTTTGCGCATCTTAAATTCCGTTATGCAAAAATTAAAGAGGGCATAGAGCCTAAATTTAAAGCATTTTGGTTCCCAATGGGCAACATTATCTGTCTAGCGTTTTTCGTGATGATTTTGGGTGTGATGCTTTTTATTGATGGTATCAATATCTCTGTTTATCTTATTCCTGCATGGTTGATTGTATTAGCCATTGGGTATAAACTCTCTCGTAAATAA
- the uvrA gene encoding excinuclease ABC subunit UvrA: MIKIYGAKENNLKNINLEIPKNKLVVFTGLSGSGKSTLAFDTLYAEGQRRYIESLSSYARQFLDRVGKPDVEKIEGLTPAIAIDQKTTSKNPRSTVGTITEIYDYLRLLYARVGKQHCHLCGKEISQMSVADIIEQVLKLPPETKLSILAPLVREKKGSFADMIESLRHKGYVRALVDGVMVRLDEEIELSKTKKHTIKVIIDRVVVRDENKERIATDIEKALLESYGEVELDIANAEEVGLATSHIHYSEHLACFDCKISFEPLEPLSFSFNSPKGACPTCDGLGIRYTLDLKKIINENVSISEGAIKIFYGFNKSFYAKFLEAYCEAAGISTRIPYEELEEHQQKAILHGGVEEATFFWKKHKLTRKWDGVIKIAYDMLKDEKELGDYMSEKTCDTCGGYRLKKESLAVRLAKKNIADILELPIDQCLAFFQDEKNFASMKAQHKMISEPILKEIKERLFFLFDVGLGYISLGRDARTISGGEAQRIRIASQIGSGLTGVMYVLDEPSIGLHERDTLKLIRTLRSLQKKGNSVIVVEHDKETIKTADFIVDIGPGAGKFGGEVVFKGTNEELLKSNTLTAQYLNGTRIINYRENRKQERWIELNNVTINNIQNLDVKIPLGNLVAITGVSGSGKSSLILQTLLPVAKEYLNRAKKVNKVAGVECIGLDQLDKVIYLDQSPIGRTPRSNPATYTGVMDEIRALFAKTKEAQIRGYSVGRFSFNVKGGRCEKCQGDGEIKIEMHFLPDIMVKCDSCKGHRYNAQTLEIKYKGKSISDVLDMSVDEAFEFFKAIPKIHQKIQTLVDVGLGYITLGQNAVTLSGGEAQRIKLAKELSKKDTGNTLYVLDEPTTGLHFADVDRLVKVLHHLTDMGNSVLVIEHNMDVIKNADYMIDMGPEGGSYGGRIIAIGTPFDVARDAEASGSYTGKFLALELESEKQ; this comes from the coding sequence ATGATAAAAATTTACGGTGCTAAAGAGAACAATCTAAAAAATATCAATTTAGAAATTCCAAAAAATAAGCTTGTGGTTTTTACAGGTTTAAGTGGAAGTGGTAAAAGTACTCTAGCGTTTGATACGCTTTATGCAGAAGGGCAACGTCGCTACATCGAGTCTCTTTCTTCGTATGCGAGACAGTTTTTGGACCGTGTGGGTAAGCCTGATGTAGAGAAAATTGAAGGTTTAACACCTGCTATTGCGATCGATCAAAAAACAACCAGCAAAAACCCTCGCTCTACGGTAGGAACGATTACTGAGATTTATGACTATTTGCGTTTACTCTATGCACGCGTTGGTAAACAGCATTGTCATCTTTGTGGTAAAGAGATCTCACAAATGTCAGTGGCAGATATCATTGAACAGGTATTAAAGCTTCCTCCTGAGACAAAACTTTCTATTTTAGCGCCACTGGTACGTGAGAAAAAAGGTAGTTTTGCTGATATGATCGAATCTTTACGCCATAAGGGCTATGTACGTGCGCTTGTTGATGGTGTCATGGTGCGTTTGGATGAAGAGATAGAACTTTCTAAAACGAAAAAGCACACGATTAAAGTAATTATTGACCGTGTTGTGGTGCGTGATGAGAACAAAGAGAGAATTGCTACTGACATTGAAAAAGCACTGTTGGAGAGTTATGGTGAAGTGGAACTTGATATCGCCAATGCCGAAGAAGTAGGCCTTGCAACTTCTCATATTCACTACAGTGAGCATTTGGCATGTTTTGATTGTAAGATCAGTTTTGAGCCACTTGAGCCACTTTCGTTTTCCTTTAACTCACCCAAAGGTGCATGTCCGACATGTGATGGTCTAGGCATTCGCTATACCCTCGATCTTAAAAAAATCATCAATGAAAATGTAAGCATCAGTGAAGGAGCAATCAAAATCTTTTACGGCTTCAATAAAAGCTTTTATGCCAAATTTTTAGAGGCATATTGTGAAGCAGCGGGCATTAGTACTCGTATTCCGTATGAAGAACTTGAAGAGCACCAGCAAAAGGCGATTTTACACGGTGGTGTGGAAGAGGCGACTTTCTTTTGGAAAAAACATAAACTCACCCGTAAATGGGATGGTGTCATCAAAATTGCCTATGATATGCTTAAAGATGAAAAAGAACTAGGCGATTACATGAGTGAGAAGACGTGCGATACGTGTGGTGGATACCGTCTTAAAAAAGAGAGTTTAGCGGTAAGGCTTGCAAAGAAAAATATCGCAGATATTTTAGAACTTCCAATAGACCAATGTTTAGCTTTTTTCCAAGATGAAAAGAACTTTGCTTCTATGAAAGCACAGCACAAAATGATCTCTGAGCCTATTTTGAAAGAGATTAAAGAGAGGCTCTTCTTCTTATTTGATGTGGGACTTGGATACATTAGCCTTGGACGGGATGCAAGAACTATCAGTGGCGGTGAAGCGCAACGTATTCGTATTGCTTCACAGATTGGTAGTGGACTCACAGGTGTTATGTATGTTTTAGATGAGCCTAGTATTGGGCTTCATGAACGTGACACGCTTAAACTGATTCGTACGCTTCGAAGCTTACAGAAAAAAGGAAACTCTGTCATCGTGGTCGAACACGATAAAGAGACCATTAAAACGGCAGATTTTATCGTGGACATTGGACCAGGGGCTGGAAAATTTGGTGGTGAAGTGGTCTTTAAAGGAACCAATGAAGAGCTGTTAAAAAGCAATACGCTTACAGCACAATACCTCAATGGCACACGAATCATTAACTACCGCGAAAACCGTAAACAAGAGCGTTGGATAGAACTCAATAATGTAACTATTAACAATATCCAAAATCTCGATGTGAAAATTCCTTTAGGCAATCTTGTGGCGATTACAGGTGTGAGTGGTAGCGGTAAAAGTTCACTGATTCTCCAAACGTTGCTTCCTGTTGCCAAAGAGTATCTCAACCGTGCAAAAAAAGTGAACAAGGTTGCAGGAGTAGAGTGTATAGGACTTGATCAGCTTGATAAAGTGATTTATCTTGACCAAAGCCCTATTGGTAGGACTCCTCGCTCAAACCCTGCGACTTACACAGGTGTTATGGATGAGATAAGAGCACTCTTTGCCAAAACCAAAGAGGCGCAAATAAGGGGTTACAGTGTTGGTCGTTTCTCCTTTAACGTCAAAGGTGGACGTTGTGAGAAGTGTCAAGGCGATGGAGAAATCAAAATAGAAATGCACTTCTTACCGGATATTATGGTGAAATGTGACAGTTGTAAAGGGCATCGCTACAATGCGCAAACGTTAGAGATCAAATACAAAGGCAAGTCCATCTCTGATGTACTCGATATGAGTGTTGATGAAGCCTTTGAATTTTTCAAAGCCATTCCAAAAATTCATCAAAAAATTCAAACCTTAGTAGATGTTGGTTTGGGCTACATCACTCTAGGACAAAATGCCGTTACACTGAGTGGTGGTGAAGCGCAGCGTATCAAACTAGCAAAAGAGCTTAGTAAAAAAGATACAGGCAATACCCTCTATGTTTTAGATGAACCAACCACTGGCTTACACTTCGCAGACGTAGATAGACTGGTAAAAGTGTTACACCATCTCACAGATATGGGTAACTCTGTTTTAGTGATAGAACACAACATGGATGTCATCAAAAATGCAGACTATATGATCGACATGGGACCTGAAGGTGGAAGCTATGGAGGGCGCATAATAGCGATAGGAACGCCATTTGATGTTGCTAGGGACGCTGAAGCATCTGGAAGCTATACAGGAAAATTTTTAGCATTAGAATTGGAATCAGAAAAGCAATAA